The Micropterus dolomieu isolate WLL.071019.BEF.003 ecotype Adirondacks linkage group LG20, ASM2129224v1, whole genome shotgun sequence genome has a segment encoding these proteins:
- the nudt21 gene encoding cleavage and polyadenylation specificity factor subunit 5 isoform X2, whose protein sequence is MSVVPPSRSSAGWPRGGAVQFGNKYITGPAKPLTLERTINLYPLTNYTFGTKEPLYEKDSSVAARFQRMREEFDKMGMRRTVEGVLIVHEHRLPHVLLLQLGTTFFKLPGGELSPGEDEVEGLKRLMTEILGRQDGVKQDWVIDDCIGNWWRPNFEPPQYPYIPAHITKPKEHKKLFLVQLQEKALFAVPKNYKLVAAPLFELYDNAPGYGPIISSLPQLLSRFNFIYN, encoded by the exons ATGTCGGTCGTGCCTCCCAGTCGCTCGTCCGCCGGCTGGCCGCGCGGTGGTGCCGTTCAGTTTGGGAACAAATACATCACCGGGCCTGCTAAACCGCTCACACTGGAGAGGACCATCAACCT ATACCCTCTTACCAACTACACGTTCGGCACCAAGGAGCCTCTGTATGAGAAGGACAGCTCCGTGGCCGCTCGCTTCCAGCGGATGCGGGAAGAGTTTGATAAAATGGGAATGCGGAGGACAGTGGAGGGTGTTCTCATTGTCCATGAACACAGGCTGCCTCATGTGTTACTTCTGCAGCTGGGCACCACGTTCTTCAAACT ACCCGGCGGAGAGCTGAGTCCTGGAGAAGATGAGGTGGAGGGTCTGAAACGCCTGATGACCGAG ATCCTCGGACGGCAGGACGGCGTGAAACAGGACTGGGTGATTGACGACTGTATCGGCAACTGGTGGCGCCCCAACTTTGAGCCTCCACAG TATCCCTATATTCCAGCTCACATCACCAAACCTAAGGAGCATAAGAAGCTATTCCTGGTTCAGTTGCAGGAAAAAG CACTGTTTGCCGTCCCCAAGAACTACAAACTGGTGGCAGCGCCGTTGTTTGAACTGTATGACAACGCTCCTGGATATGGACCAATCATTTCCAGTCTACCACAGCTATTGAGCAG GTTCAACTTCATTTACAACTAA
- the nudt21 gene encoding cleavage and polyadenylation specificity factor subunit 5 isoform X1 yields the protein MSVVPPSRSSAGWPRGGAVQFGNKYITGPAKPLTLERTINLYPLTNYTFGTKEPLYEKDSSVAARFQRMREEFDKMGMRRTVEGVLIVHEHRLPHVLLLQLGTTFFKLPGGELSPGEDEVEGLKRLMTEILGRQDGVKQDWVIDDCIGNWWRPNFEPPQYPYIPAHITKPKEHKKLFLVQLQEKALFAVPKNYKLVAAPLFELYDNAPGYGPIISSLPQLLSRYCVQLHLQLTE from the exons ATGTCGGTCGTGCCTCCCAGTCGCTCGTCCGCCGGCTGGCCGCGCGGTGGTGCCGTTCAGTTTGGGAACAAATACATCACCGGGCCTGCTAAACCGCTCACACTGGAGAGGACCATCAACCT ATACCCTCTTACCAACTACACGTTCGGCACCAAGGAGCCTCTGTATGAGAAGGACAGCTCCGTGGCCGCTCGCTTCCAGCGGATGCGGGAAGAGTTTGATAAAATGGGAATGCGGAGGACAGTGGAGGGTGTTCTCATTGTCCATGAACACAGGCTGCCTCATGTGTTACTTCTGCAGCTGGGCACCACGTTCTTCAAACT ACCCGGCGGAGAGCTGAGTCCTGGAGAAGATGAGGTGGAGGGTCTGAAACGCCTGATGACCGAG ATCCTCGGACGGCAGGACGGCGTGAAACAGGACTGGGTGATTGACGACTGTATCGGCAACTGGTGGCGCCCCAACTTTGAGCCTCCACAG TATCCCTATATTCCAGCTCACATCACCAAACCTAAGGAGCATAAGAAGCTATTCCTGGTTCAGTTGCAGGAAAAAG CACTGTTTGCCGTCCCCAAGAACTACAAACTGGTGGCAGCGCCGTTGTTTGAACTGTATGACAACGCTCCTGGATATGGACCAATCATTTCCAGTCTACCACAGCTATTGAGCAGGTATTGt GTTCAACTTCATTTACAACTAACTGAGTGA
- the ogfod1 gene encoding prolyl 3-hydroxylase OGFOD1 isoform X1, translating into MASKRRPGESEKTEKKKKKKNCEETAELCSAIEDGQVTRAVKEAWSRRTQYSQGDLELDCHPFPHCVIRNFLASETFVENLQSELLELNFHEKSNDLYKFKQSDDLGKRTEPHIAGLRSALFGRFRSWLGDVLGVDLESTVDISCARYEYTDVLLCHDDELEGRRVAFILYLVPPWQSSDGGTLDLYSTDSNFQPQSIVKSLVPSLNTLVLFEVSPVSFHQVSEVLTEDKCRLSLSGWFHGPSLERPPRHIEAPIPRCPHLPRDETLLLEWVSPVYLDISYQEQIQEEFEDSSEIQLKDFLKEEKYREVSEALRLTQIQWTKRGPPNKRCHEVASLDTLPQCVSACWELLRSEAFFLLLSNFTGLRLHYLCAADDDDESKDEEKEDVRGGEATGSSSESPSANTSREKGACQKLSTPVCCGELRRWSHGGYTLLHDAEAAQAEYALDLVLPFGCKDWQSEFGGFTCYVANEEDEELLTVYPEDNSLALVYRDKETLKFVKHVNHKSSSDSADSPACRTFYDFSFVYYE; encoded by the exons ATGGCCTCGAAACGGCGGCCGGGTGAGAGTGagaaaacagagaagaagaaaaagaagaagaactgcGAAGAAACAGCTGAACTTTGTTCGGCTATAGAAGACGGACAGGTGACGAGAGCTGTGAAGGAGGCATGGAGCCGGAGGACTCAATACAGCCAGG GGGATCTGGAGTTGGACTGCCACCCTTTCCCTCACTGCGTCATCAGGAACTTCCTCGCCAGCGAGACCTTCGTAGAGAACCTGCAGAGTGAACTGCTGGAGCTCAACTTCCACGAGAAGTCAAACGATCTGTACAAATTTAAACAG TCAGATGACCTGGGGAAGAGAACGGAGCCGCATATTGCGGGACTGAG GTCAGCACTGTTTGGGCGTTTCCGTTCCTGGCTCGGGGACGTGTTGGGGGTCGATCTGGAGTCCACAGTGGATATTTCTTGTGCCAGATATGAATACACAG ATGTTCTTTTGTGTCACGATGATGAATTGGAGGGGCGGCGCGTTGCTTTCATCTTGTATCTCGTGCCTCCGTGGCAGAGCAGCGATGGCGGAACCCTCGATCTTTACTCAACAGACA GTAATTTCCAACCACAGAGTATTGTGAAGTCACTCGTACCCTCTTTGAACACTCTTGTCCTGTTTGAAGTTTCGCCCGTCTCCTTTCACCAA GTGTCCGAGGTTTTGACAGAGGACAAGTGTCGTCTGTCTCTGAGCGGCTGGTTTCACGGACCATCTTTAGAGCGTCCTCCTCGCCACATAGAAGCCCCCATCCCACGGTGCCCACACTTACCGAGAGAT GAAACGTTGCTGCTGGAGTGGGTCAGTCCAGTCTACCTGGACATATCCTATCAAGAGCAGATTCAGGAGGAGTTTGAGGACAGCTCTGAAATTCAGCTCAAAGATTTTCTCAAG GAGGAGAAGTACCGGGAGGTGAGTGAAGCACTGAGACTCACTCAAATTCAGTGGACTAAGAGAGGTCCGCCCAACAAGAG atgCCATGAAGTGGCTTCTCTGGACACCCTACCACAGTGTGTGAGCGCATGTTGGGAACTGCTTCGTTCAGAGGCTTTCTTCCTGCTTCTCTCTAACTTCACTGGCCTTCGATTGCACTACCTGTGTGCTGCTGATGACGACGATGAGAGtaaagatgaagagaaagaggacGTCCGGGGCGGAGAGGCCACGGGTTCTTCGTCCGAGTCACCGTCAGCGAATACAAGCAGAGAGAAGGGTGCGTGTCAGA AACTGAGCACACCTGTGTGTTGTGGTGAACTGCGTCGATGGTCTCATGGTGGCTACACTCTGTTGCATGATGCAGAGGCGGCACAAGCAGAGTATGCTTTGGACCTTGTTTTGCCTTTTGGCTGTAAGG ACTGGCAGTCAGAGTTTGGGGGCTTCACGTGTTATGTTGCTAatgaagaggatgaagag CTTCTGACCGTGTATCCAGAGGACAATTCCCTTGCCCTCGTCTACAGAGACAAAGAAACCCTCAAATTTGTCAAACATGTCAACCACAAAAGCTCCTCTGATTCTGCTGACAGCCCTGCCTGCAGAACATTTTATGATTTCTCTTTTGTGTactatgaataa
- the ogfod1 gene encoding prolyl 3-hydroxylase OGFOD1 isoform X2, whose translation MASKRRPGESEKTEKKKKKKNCEETAELCSAIEDGQVTRAVKEAWSRRTQYSQGDLELDCHPFPHCVIRNFLASETFVENLQSELLELNFHEKSNDLYKFKQSDDLGKRTEPHIAGLRSALFGRFRSWLGDVLGVDLESTVDISCARYEYTDVLLCHDDELEGRRVAFILYLVPPWQSSDGGTLDLYSTDSNFQPQSIVKSLVPSLNTLVLFEVSPVSFHQVSEVLTEDKCRLSLSGWFHGPSLERPPRHIEAPIPRCPHLPRDETLLLEWVSPVYLDISYQEQIQEEFEDSSEIQLKDFLKEEKYREVSEALRLTQIQWTKRGPPNKRCHEVASLDTLPQCVSACWELLRSEAFFLLLSNFTGLRLHYLCAADDDDESKDEEKEDVRGGEATGSSSESPSANTSREKELSTPVCCGELRRWSHGGYTLLHDAEAAQAEYALDLVLPFGCKDWQSEFGGFTCYVANEEDEELLTVYPEDNSLALVYRDKETLKFVKHVNHKSSSDSADSPACRTFYDFSFVYYE comes from the exons ATGGCCTCGAAACGGCGGCCGGGTGAGAGTGagaaaacagagaagaagaaaaagaagaagaactgcGAAGAAACAGCTGAACTTTGTTCGGCTATAGAAGACGGACAGGTGACGAGAGCTGTGAAGGAGGCATGGAGCCGGAGGACTCAATACAGCCAGG GGGATCTGGAGTTGGACTGCCACCCTTTCCCTCACTGCGTCATCAGGAACTTCCTCGCCAGCGAGACCTTCGTAGAGAACCTGCAGAGTGAACTGCTGGAGCTCAACTTCCACGAGAAGTCAAACGATCTGTACAAATTTAAACAG TCAGATGACCTGGGGAAGAGAACGGAGCCGCATATTGCGGGACTGAG GTCAGCACTGTTTGGGCGTTTCCGTTCCTGGCTCGGGGACGTGTTGGGGGTCGATCTGGAGTCCACAGTGGATATTTCTTGTGCCAGATATGAATACACAG ATGTTCTTTTGTGTCACGATGATGAATTGGAGGGGCGGCGCGTTGCTTTCATCTTGTATCTCGTGCCTCCGTGGCAGAGCAGCGATGGCGGAACCCTCGATCTTTACTCAACAGACA GTAATTTCCAACCACAGAGTATTGTGAAGTCACTCGTACCCTCTTTGAACACTCTTGTCCTGTTTGAAGTTTCGCCCGTCTCCTTTCACCAA GTGTCCGAGGTTTTGACAGAGGACAAGTGTCGTCTGTCTCTGAGCGGCTGGTTTCACGGACCATCTTTAGAGCGTCCTCCTCGCCACATAGAAGCCCCCATCCCACGGTGCCCACACTTACCGAGAGAT GAAACGTTGCTGCTGGAGTGGGTCAGTCCAGTCTACCTGGACATATCCTATCAAGAGCAGATTCAGGAGGAGTTTGAGGACAGCTCTGAAATTCAGCTCAAAGATTTTCTCAAG GAGGAGAAGTACCGGGAGGTGAGTGAAGCACTGAGACTCACTCAAATTCAGTGGACTAAGAGAGGTCCGCCCAACAAGAG atgCCATGAAGTGGCTTCTCTGGACACCCTACCACAGTGTGTGAGCGCATGTTGGGAACTGCTTCGTTCAGAGGCTTTCTTCCTGCTTCTCTCTAACTTCACTGGCCTTCGATTGCACTACCTGTGTGCTGCTGATGACGACGATGAGAGtaaagatgaagagaaagaggacGTCCGGGGCGGAGAGGCCACGGGTTCTTCGTCCGAGTCACCGTCAGCGAATACAAGCAGAGAGAAGG AACTGAGCACACCTGTGTGTTGTGGTGAACTGCGTCGATGGTCTCATGGTGGCTACACTCTGTTGCATGATGCAGAGGCGGCACAAGCAGAGTATGCTTTGGACCTTGTTTTGCCTTTTGGCTGTAAGG ACTGGCAGTCAGAGTTTGGGGGCTTCACGTGTTATGTTGCTAatgaagaggatgaagag CTTCTGACCGTGTATCCAGAGGACAATTCCCTTGCCCTCGTCTACAGAGACAAAGAAACCCTCAAATTTGTCAAACATGTCAACCACAAAAGCTCCTCTGATTCTGCTGACAGCCCTGCCTGCAGAACATTTTATGATTTCTCTTTTGTGTactatgaataa
- the tradd gene encoding tumor necrosis factor receptor type 1-associated DEATH domain protein isoform X1, translating into MRMADKSLDRGPWTGCAVMFLQSLCPGVNLLSLYKDQQGKFIIFKVIKLTLTDSAGGLGGYEILKVHDADPFLGVEVKFVDVATCQQFLESYSSGTVRQSLSQHACRLLALPQELAVETQLKASTHILDLYLDKLELCLQHIHLSQPERLRDEEIDHLEQQLQNQARGPASQSAANKQEGLPDPSNDFEFQNRKFEDRMLTAADVQSFSNGVGRQWKHVGRALGKSCRALKGPAIDNLAYEYEREGLYEQAYQLLSRFIQAEGRAAKLSRLVKALVDCKLTSLAENILDIQPRE; encoded by the exons ATG AGAATGGCAGACAAGTCTTTGGATCGTGGGCCATGGACAGGATGTGCGGTCATGTTTCTGCAGTCGCTCTGTCCTGGTGTGAACCTGCTCTCTCTCTACAAAGACCAGCAGGGAAAGTTCATCATTTTCAAAGTCATTAAGCTGACACTTACAG ATTCTGCTGGAGGTCTGGGTGGTTATGAGATACTTAAGGTCCATGATGCTGATCCCTTTCTGGGGGTGGAGGTGAAGTTTGTGGACGTGGCAACATGTCAGCAGTTCCTCGAGAGCTACAGCTCTGGAACGGTGCGCCAGTCCCTCTCCCAACATGCCTGCCGGCTTCTTGCTCTTCCCCAAGAGCTCGCAGTGGAAACCCAGCTCAAAGCCAGCACACACATCCTGGATCTCTATCTGGACAAGCTGGAACTTTGCCTACAACACATCCACCTGTCACAG CCGGAGCGCCTGCGCGATGAGGAGATTGATCATctggagcagcagctgcagaatCAAGCCCGCGGTCCTGCCTCGCAGTCTGCCGCCAACAAGCAGGAAGGGCTTCCGGACCCCAGCAACGACTTCGAGTTTCAGAATAGAAAGTTTG AGGACCGAATGCTGACAGCGGCAGATGTTCAGAGCTTTTCTAACGGAGTGGGCCGTCAGTGGAAGCATGTAGGGAGGGCCCTGGGGAAGAGCTGTCGGGCTCTGAAGGGTCCGGCTATAGACAACCTGGCCTACGAGTACGAGAGAGAAGGGCTCTATGAGCAAGCCTACCAGCTGCTCAGCCGCTTCATCCAGGCGGAAGGGAGAGCGGCCAAGCTGAGCCGGCTGGTCAAAGCACTGGTGGACTGCAAACTCACCAGCCTGGCTGAAAATATTCTGGACATACAGCCACGAGAGTAA
- the tradd gene encoding tumor necrosis factor receptor type 1-associated DEATH domain protein isoform X2, giving the protein MADKSLDRGPWTGCAVMFLQSLCPGVNLLSLYKDQQGKFIIFKVIKLTLTDSAGGLGGYEILKVHDADPFLGVEVKFVDVATCQQFLESYSSGTVRQSLSQHACRLLALPQELAVETQLKASTHILDLYLDKLELCLQHIHLSQPERLRDEEIDHLEQQLQNQARGPASQSAANKQEGLPDPSNDFEFQNRKFEDRMLTAADVQSFSNGVGRQWKHVGRALGKSCRALKGPAIDNLAYEYEREGLYEQAYQLLSRFIQAEGRAAKLSRLVKALVDCKLTSLAENILDIQPRE; this is encoded by the exons ATGGCAGACAAGTCTTTGGATCGTGGGCCATGGACAGGATGTGCGGTCATGTTTCTGCAGTCGCTCTGTCCTGGTGTGAACCTGCTCTCTCTCTACAAAGACCAGCAGGGAAAGTTCATCATTTTCAAAGTCATTAAGCTGACACTTACAG ATTCTGCTGGAGGTCTGGGTGGTTATGAGATACTTAAGGTCCATGATGCTGATCCCTTTCTGGGGGTGGAGGTGAAGTTTGTGGACGTGGCAACATGTCAGCAGTTCCTCGAGAGCTACAGCTCTGGAACGGTGCGCCAGTCCCTCTCCCAACATGCCTGCCGGCTTCTTGCTCTTCCCCAAGAGCTCGCAGTGGAAACCCAGCTCAAAGCCAGCACACACATCCTGGATCTCTATCTGGACAAGCTGGAACTTTGCCTACAACACATCCACCTGTCACAG CCGGAGCGCCTGCGCGATGAGGAGATTGATCATctggagcagcagctgcagaatCAAGCCCGCGGTCCTGCCTCGCAGTCTGCCGCCAACAAGCAGGAAGGGCTTCCGGACCCCAGCAACGACTTCGAGTTTCAGAATAGAAAGTTTG AGGACCGAATGCTGACAGCGGCAGATGTTCAGAGCTTTTCTAACGGAGTGGGCCGTCAGTGGAAGCATGTAGGGAGGGCCCTGGGGAAGAGCTGTCGGGCTCTGAAGGGTCCGGCTATAGACAACCTGGCCTACGAGTACGAGAGAGAAGGGCTCTATGAGCAAGCCTACCAGCTGCTCAGCCGCTTCATCCAGGCGGAAGGGAGAGCGGCCAAGCTGAGCCGGCTGGTCAAAGCACTGGTGGACTGCAAACTCACCAGCCTGGCTGAAAATATTCTGGACATACAGCCACGAGAGTAA